The following DNA comes from Apis cerana isolate GH-2021 linkage group LG14, AcerK_1.0, whole genome shotgun sequence.
TCATTAGATATTATGGGTGCTGTTGTTGAATTAAGAGTAGGAGGAAGACCTGatttaaaatggatattaAGAATACAAAATCCTAGTATGTGTTCAGTATTTGAAGTAGCAACTTCTTCAGAAGATACAGCATTAGAATGGATGTCCAGTATCAAAGAAACTGCTCAAAATGCCAGTGTtagagtaaatatataaatttttatatttttaaagaagtagtaataatatttgaatttaaataatcattaattattataacatttttatattatcacataaatcatttctttttttaggaaaatCAACATAAAGAAATGGAACGTGCATGGAGAATTGCTAAAGAAATGTCTAATCTAATAGTTTACTGCAGATCTGTTGCATTCAAtttagatagaataaaaacaaaaggtTTTACATTTAATGAAATGAGTAGTTTTCCTGAAACTAAAGCTGAAAAACTTATGTGTCaacaagaaaacaaattttttataaaatatcatcaggtaaattaaataaatataaaatttcattttcaaattaaaaaaaataaggatatttacaattataattttatagattcaaTTTAGTAGAGTATATCCTAAAGGACAACGAATTGattcatcaaattataatcCTGTACCAATGTGGAATGCTGGTTGTCAGATGGTAGCATTGAATTATCAAACTGGTGATAAATCAATGCAACTTAATCAAgccaaatttaaagaaaatggcAATTGTGGTTACATTTTAAAACCTGAATTTATGTTTAGAGATGATTTTAAtccatatgataaaaattgtttatatggAGTAGAATCacttaagttttttttaaaagttattggtGCAAGGCATTTAATTCGATCAGGAAGAGGTATAGCTAGTCCTTtcgttgaaattgaaattataggaGCGGATTTTGATTCTGGTACAAAATTAACAACAAGAACAATACGTAAgtatggaaattttatatattaaaacattttgatatgtgaataataattaaattaatattatagctGATAATGGATTCAATCCTATGTGGAATGAATCTTGTGAATTTGAAGTTTTTAATCCATATTTCGCATTCATACGATTTGTTGTGCAAGATGAAGATATGTTTGGtgatagtaattttattggaCAAGCCACTTATCCTGTATGTATTAtacaaaatcattattatttttaaattactattaaatttttaattcgtaataCGTTAAGGTGCGATGTCTACGATCAGGATATAGAAGTGTcccattacaaaataattatagtgaAGACCTTGAACTCGcatcattattaatacatcTTCGAATTATATCTTCAGTAAGtatagaattctatttttattattttattcaattttattatttttttgaacgtatttttttctattataaattataaaatttatgatcattATAGGTACATTctcataatttgtaaaataatacaaaattacaagTCTTGAAGTATTTGAAGATGCACATTAAAAATGAGATaggtaataattcaaaataattatttatttataatattataatatttatatatagtttataatattatatgtagtagtataatattatataataccattttacataaattttattgttttagattatcatttaatatgaatattattaaaaaaaaaaactaaaaatgatatattttaatcaaaatttaaaatcaattaaaatatatgctaTAGAAGACTGCTTATaaggatttaaattttaaatgaaatcaatattacaaataaatatatttttttcttcataacataattatatagataattcaaaaatatcataaatataaatataaatataaatagattatataaacagataatataaaaagaaaaataattgccaCAGTATTGAAAAACtagatattaaacaaaattaaatatgaaaaactaaaaaatgcaatatttttaaaaacgtgACATATTAACATactaatatatgattataaagcAAGAAGGaatgatgaattaatattagtaaaacatataatatattataataacaaacatACATCAACAAAGTGGtggtaaaatatttgtgaaatatgaaaagattttaaagaaattttttttgttaatatatattactatttaatttatgattcatGTATAAGATATAcatgaattatgaaaaaattaatgtgattTAGAatatctgtattttttttttttttttttttaaataaaaagataacatGTAACAACAAATATCAAGCACatctttaaattgttattatagatatatcttttttttcattaagtttttattaaaaataaaaaaaagtagatataaataattttaaactatattttagACTGAAATAATATGCACAATacgcttttaattttttttattagagagatatttcaatatgaatactatttatttattatttcaaagatacataatgatatagaaaaaattaaaacaatgagAGGctgattattaaatgaatacaaatacttgtattatttttcatatcaaatcataaattatggcttatataaaatcagatataaattacatattgtcAGGTAATGTATCCTAAAATTACATAgtttttttctaacaaatattatataatatataaaaaattattactttccattttttgcttttttttatataaactatatatatatatatgttttaaaaaattttttattgcgtTGTTcctattaattacaatataaatttttatatttaaaattagtattattaactacttattctttcaaacaaaacatttcgaaattttgttttttcaaataagacatttcgaataataaatatgaaaatttttaatataattttgtatggtATTTGTATGATTAAACACATACTTATattctttatgattttatatcatggatcatagtaaataattttattttaattttaatgagatttaataatatgtatatgattttttatgtaatttgtcttttttataaatatgtgttatatttagaaaaaattttaagataatatgtttttattttataattgatgattcaaatatatatatatagagtgtcccaaaaatattgaaacatgcgtaaatagaaaattcctaagataatttcaagtaacatttttttttcgtaaaactTTTCGTTATATTCCGTTTATTAACGAGTTATTAACACAAAAGATTAACaatcataaaatatgtaatttagtTGAACCGCGAACAGTAACGTTGACTCCATGCCGTCGATCAAATACAAACAAATACAAGCAATATATACcgtaaaaaatatgttgaatatgaaatataatatataaatatggatattttatagataaaaaattatatcaaattatatcaggaaaaactataatattcaatatatcttcTTCGACATATGTTTGGACTCATTCATACTCGGTCGCCGGTACATAGCCTGTTACAACTCGACTAAGTTATACGCTCTGTGATTAGTcagttttttgttaataataaaaatcataacaaaaaaaatgttgtttgaaattaaaaatctccaGTTTACGgatatttcaacatttttaggATACCTTGTATATAACATAACAACAATTGGTTAAAATGACATATGTagtaattaagataataaattattttaatatatgcatatgaaaaatacatattgatatattatgtatattagatGTAATTAATGTTgcatataaacttttaaaaataaaaaattaaagtattaaatatattattatttatttacttatttgttacatatattttgttatatattatcttttatgaagaataaagaaattgaacataaaattttttttacaatcaaaTAATCTTAGAATTAAACACaagtatatttcaattatatatattaaataaattaatgaaagtatatatgtattcttttttatttctatttatctcataaattatttaatacaattttttttaagatattaaaaaagattgaaagatattaaaatatgggtatcaatattatagatattaatatttaatatattcaatttatatctttattgctTAATgtcaaattaaaacaaataatttattaagtatatattttattaaatgaaatgtgacaaaaatataatattaatatacaatattaattttaagtgtAAAATTCTGAATAACTAAAAAAAGGAGTATGCTTTATCATGgattaaacttatatatagaaaatttgaaaacatgaaattttaatttatgtcttTTTAActgtaataaacaaattatacacTTTGCTGAAGATATTgatcaaacaaaaatatagataaatgacTACTACTTTCATCAATGAAACGTTTCATATCCCTTATATGACCTGCTAATTCTCGAACACGGTCTGCCTGTGgttctaaaaatttctcttcaatATAATGAGCAATAGCAGaatcttgttttttatttgctttttcaTGTATCTTTAATGCTTGGTTTGcaaatgatttttgaatttcaagtGCTGTGGCTAAACTtgcaaattcattcaattctaAAGTTTTTATCatctgaaaaaatatgaaattagtaatatttcttttttattcttatattgtaaataaataaaatatataaatacaggaGTAAACTTTGGTTCTTGTCCGAAATTCATTGAACCACCTCgtttagtaatatatttaattaaatcaattccaTTCTCCCACATTTCATCAGaatatttacgat
Coding sequences within:
- the LOC108004139 gene encoding ferritin light chain, which produces MLFFGILFIFLATTSAEYCIDEVNKFCSTTKKHEIGIESNCNATYGNIHELLVPLQSYAYGNIEYSFRFLLMSTYLGNYENQREGFKKLYRKYSDEMWENGIDLIKYITKRGGSMNFGQEPKFTPMIKTLELNEFASLATALEIQKSFANQALKIHEKANKKQDSAIAHYIEEKFLEPQADRVRELAGHIRDMKRFIDESSSHLSIFLFDQYLQQSV